One genomic region from Candidatus Acidulodesulfobacterium acidiphilum encodes:
- the secF gene encoding protein translocase subunit SecF has protein sequence MIAGTARIGIDFTGGLSMQLAFKHKISISSVRKVLIPAGFKDVKIVKIKGKNDIIIQTKAMAKDLNAYTAKIKKVIKKSFKENPPKVVSSEMIGPSVGKKLAKDAVIAVVIAIIAIILYITWRFEFRFGLAAAIGLAHDVLALLGVIFIFQKEITLLVITAVLTVAGYSLTDKVVVFDRIRENLKIETEKAKHIDLKGLVNISINQVLTRTVVTSLTVVLVVLSLFFLGGIVLHDFAFTLLLGVLIGTYSSIFIASPIMVILNEKHYK, from the coding sequence TAAAATATCAATTTCGTCCGTGAGAAAAGTCTTGATTCCCGCAGGTTTTAAAGACGTTAAAATCGTTAAAATCAAAGGAAAGAATGATATTATAATACAGACTAAAGCTATGGCAAAAGATTTGAATGCATATACCGCAAAAATTAAAAAAGTGATAAAAAAATCTTTCAAGGAAAATCCTCCAAAAGTGGTCAGCAGCGAAATGATAGGTCCTTCCGTCGGTAAAAAACTTGCTAAAGACGCCGTTATTGCCGTTGTCATAGCTATTATTGCCATAATATTATATATAACTTGGCGTTTTGAATTCAGATTCGGTTTGGCTGCGGCTATAGGTCTTGCACACGACGTACTTGCTTTACTGGGAGTTATTTTTATCTTTCAGAAAGAGATAACTCTTCTCGTCATAACTGCGGTGCTTACGGTTGCAGGATATTCCCTTACCGACAAAGTGGTCGTATTCGACAGAATTAGGGAAAATCTAAAAATAGAAACCGAAAAGGCAAAACATATAGATTTAAAAGGTCTGGTTAATATAAGTATAAATCAAGTTTTGACCAGAACGGTGGTTACTTCTCTTACCGTGGTATTGGTCGTATTGTCCCTTTTTTTCCTCGGAGGCATAGTTCTTCACGATTTTGCCTTCACTTTGCTTCTTGGGGTTTTAATAGGAACTTATTCGTCGATATTTATAGCAAGCCCTATTATGGTTATTTTAAACGAGAAACATTATAAATAA